GGTAGAGTTTCGCCGACAATTCGTGGGCGAAGACGATCCTCCAGCTGGAAGTTGGACAAACGTACCGAATCGCATTTTGTCACAAAACTTTGATCCCGATGAGTTGCTTGCCATCGTACAGGCCTATGCTGGGCAAGTTTCACTTATTGATCAATTCATCTACTCACTACTCCAAGCGATCAAAAGTACTGAGAATGTAGAGAATACGCTCATTGTTTGCTTTTCACCGCGAGGGTTCCCTTTAGGAGAACATAGTCGGGTCGGTGCCTGCGATGACGCACTCTATGCAGAACTAGTGCATGTACCATGGATAATCCGACTCCCCAAGAGAATTGCTAAACCAGGACGCCTGCAACATTTGGTTCAGCCTGCAGATATGCCGTACACGATTTTGGATTGCTGTAATTTAGATGCTGATCGCCTTCTGTCGGGCGTTACTCCATCGCCAGACAATTCAGCCACTTCAGCCGGTTTTGGAAGATCCATTCTGGATCTTTTAAAGCATGAACGTTTGATTGGTTCTGAATTGGCATGCGCCGTCTCGCTGCCGGATCAAAAGTTTCTTGCCACGATTGCTTGGTCGCTACGTCTTTCAGATAATAGCATTCAACAAAAGCATCTTGGTGAGAACGCAACTAGCCATCAATCTGTGCCGCGAGCTGAATTATTTGCCAAACCCGACGATTGGTTCGAGGTAAACGAAATTTCCAATCTTTGCCCAAATATAGCGGAAGCAATGCAAACAGCGCTGAATCAATTCACCGCGGCTTGCCAGACAGGCCTGCCAGCAACGCTAGCAAAATTAGGAGATGAATTAACAAATCGCTGTGATTGATGGGTGAATTCCCTAGTTCATATTCGTCGGATCAGCCCATCATCCCGGTTGCCATAAGAACGGCAACAAAAACTACACGCTAGCATTTGACGCAACTATCTGTTCCGACCTGGGTTTGAGGAAGAGTCTACTCTATAATCCGCCTCCTTTTCCCAGCGATGGGAATTTCATGGAATGATAATGAATTTGACCCATTGAGCATCTCATGGTCGGACAAGGAAGTCCGAACATCAACTGTGTCTCCGTAAAGCTTGCATCACCTGCAGCAATACTGCGCCGATGGTGCGCGCGCCCGCATCGCAGGCTTCACTATGTTATCTGGATCGTAGTGTTTTGCTGGCAAACCGCCTCGATTTTGGCGGACCCAACTGTGCAACTGCGAATGGAATGGGGGCGCAGCATTGATCGACCTCGGCAGTGGCAAGCCGAGATCTCCATCGACCGCGGAACGCTTTCTCTTGTTCAGCCTTTGGGCATCGAAGCCGACGAACCTGGGTCGATGTGGTCGGACGGAAATCGCATTGAGATTCATGAGCGTAGCGCACGCTCCTACGATGGTCTTGACGTATCCGTGAACGCACCCTTGAACGCTGTGCTAAAACTTGAATTCCGTGACGCTCACGAACCAAACTCTTCCCCCATTGCCACCGAGGCGACACTATCAGATTTGGTGAGTAAACCGGCAATAAATCTGGCGCTCGATAAAGTTGGAAATCGATTGCAAATTCGGCGTGCGCCAGGGGACCTGTTGCGAGTCATATTGCCGCAGGATAGCTTAATTTTCTCACCCGGCGAGAAGCTAAAACTCGATATCGAACCTCGATTGCTTCCAGTTGCGGCTGGCACGACGTTGCAGTTACGCGCACGCCTAAGCTCCGCAGGAGTGGGAGTACCAGAGCAAAGCACTCAGGAACAATCCATTAAAACAACAGCGGAAGAGACGGTGCCCGCCACCATTCATTGGGAATTCACGACTCCACCCAATGACGGCGTGTACGACATCGCTATTGAAGCGTCTGAACCGGCTGCTTTGCGTTGGACGAAATCGAAACAAATTGCAGAACGTCACGTGCAATTTGTCGTTGTGCAGGATCAGTTGCCCGCGTCTTCGTCCGATGCCAACACAAGTTGGACACCTGTCATGGAGATTGATCCTGCAAATCCTCACTGGTACGAGCGATTTGTGGCATCATCCCTCCTCCCAAATCTTGGTCAAGGCAATTTTGGCAATATTTCTTTACAGCCCTGGCAAAAACCATTGGGTTCAGGCGTTCAACTGGCATCGAATGGAAACTCACCCGAACTCCATTGGCAAGCTTATCCTCTGACGATCAATCGACTCGGCACACCTCATATCTTGGAAATCGAATACCCGAGCGACGTTCTACAAACGCTCGGAGTTAGCATTGTCGAGCCGAATGCCGCCGGTGCCGTTGTGCCCATCGGACTAGATTCGGGTGTGTACGTTGTCGATGAATCCATGGCGATGCCGGCAAAGTGGCTGAAGCATCGCTTGCTCTTTTGGCCGCGCACCAAAAATCCAATCGTGCTGTTAACGAATCGCCGCGATGACCTTCCGGCTGTATTTGGAAAAATCCGTGTATTGGCAGGTCCCAGTAAGCTGCCTCATTTCCCATTGGCCGGTGTCCCCGTTCCGGAGCGTTTGCTTGCCTCCTACCAAAGCCAGCCACTGATTTCAGAATGTTTTGGCAGTCCGGAAGTACTCGACCCCCCAAGTGGGCGCAGCCTTAACGACTGGCAATTTTTTTATGATGGCGCAATTCGGTTGGCAGAATATCTGAACTATGTCGGTTACGGCGGGCATATGCTCACCGTGATGGCGGGAGGCAGCACAATTTATCCCAGCACTTTGGTCGAACCGACGACTCGTTTCGACAAAGGAGCGTTTTTCGAAACGGCTCAAGACCCGGTTCGAAAAGATTCGCTGGAATTGGTGGCGCGTATTTTTGATCGGGAAAGATTGAAGCTGATTCCTTCTTTAGAATTTGCAGCGCCTTTGCCGGAATTGGAAAACCGCTTGCGACGCGGCGGGACGGATGCGGTTGGAATCCAGCTTATCGGTTCCGAAGGCGAAATTTATACTGGCCAACTTCGCGCACCAGATAAATCCGAGCAAAGGTACGGTAAGCCAACCTTTTACAATCCGTTGAATCCATACGTTCAGGATGTCATGTTGGCGGTCGTGCGTGAATTAGTACACCGATATTGTCGGCACCCTGCGTTTTCGGGATTGGCAATCGAACTATCCGCCGATGGCTATGCACAGTTGCCCGGTGAATTGTGGGGACTCGACGACGACACCGTCGCCCGCTTTCAGCGAGATACCGGTCTCAATGTCCCCGGCGCCGGCAGCACACGGTACGGCCAACGAGCTGCATTCTTTGCTCGGCCAGATGCCAACGATGTCGTCAATCCGCACCGGGAGACATGGCTAAAGTGGCGCGCCAGCAAAATGGCGGACTTTTATCTGCGCTTGCAAAAGGAGCTTACGTCTGTTCGACCTGATGCTGTTTTCTATCTAACGGCAACAAATCTATTTAATTCTCCCGAATCGCAACGGTTGTTCCGGCCGTCTTTACCCGCAAAAACTTCCATCGATCAGGCACTCCTAAGTGTGGGAATTCAAACAAACTTACTTCGTGATGAGCGGGGCCTAGCCCTCGTTCGACCCGAATGCCTCGAACCGCCAGAAATGCTGTGCAATGCAGGCACTGATTTGGAACTGAACAGGTCGAGCGACCTCGACGAGCAATTCCGAGGAAATATGGCGTCTAGTGTGCTCTTTTTGCACGCGTCACAACACGCCCGTCTGTCGTCCTTCGATGCTAAAAGCCCATTTGGAAAAGAGAAGCCATGTGCTGAAGAGCTTTACGCAGAATTGTTGCCTGCTGATCGGCGCAATCGCCAACGATTTATACATGCTCTGGCAGCGTTCGATGCTGATTTCATATTTGACGGTGGATTGCTCTTGCCCATGGGACAAGAGGATTCACTCACCGATTTTGTGACGGCGTTTCGTCGCTTGCCGGTTGGAAAATTCGAAACCCTTGCACAGGTTGCGCAGCCAGTTACTGTTCGCACGTTGTTTCGAGATAACAGCACTTACGCCTACGTTGTGAACGACTCCGAATGGCCTGTCACAGTAACTCTTGGGCTCGATATTCCACTCGGCTGTCGCATTGACGAACTAAGCGGTCAGCGCAGGTTGCCCGCTTTGGCTGGCGCCAATTGGACAATTGCGATGGAGCCTTTCGACTTGATCGCAGTGCGATTCTTGGGCGCCGATGCACGGATTAAAAGCGCGCAGGCCAATTTAGACGAGGACAAATTAAAGCCTTGGCTCGACAACCGTGTGCACGAATTGCTACAGCGCAAAGCCATGTTGGCAAATCCACCGGCACTTCAGCTCCTAGTAAACCCCAGTTTCGAACTGCCCGCTAAAAATGGTCAAATTCCAGGCTGGTCGATGATAAATCCCGCGGGCGGCAGTCTCAGCATCGACGCCGAGGGCGCCGCAGTGCAGACGAAGCCTGTTGGCAAACAGGCGGCACGGTTAGATTCCAATGGCTCGGTAGTTTCGATGTGCAGCGAACCTTTCCCTGTGCCCCGCACGGGACGGCTCACCTTTTCAGTTTGGCTGCGCGTAGAAGACGTACAACAACAACCAAACCTTTGGCTGGCCATCGACGATGGAAAAGGCGAATATTATCCGCATGCCCAAGTCGGACAGGGCCAGTTTCATATCGGCGAACAGTGGTCGCATTTCCAGTTGCCAATTGACGATCTACCCCTCTCAGGCCTTGATAAACTCCGCGTCCGTTTCGACTTGATGGGGCCAGGTCGCGTTTGGATCGATGATGTGCAGTTGTTTGATCTGAAATTTACCGATTCGGAGCTGGGTCAACTCGGAAAAATTCTGTATCGCGCTGATTCTCAGCTTCAATCCGGCAAATTAGCGGAGTGCATGGATCAACTAAATGGATATTGGCCACGGTTTTTGTCCA
The window above is part of the Pirellulales bacterium genome. Proteins encoded here:
- a CDS encoding sulfatase-like hydrolase/transferase is translated as MPHSVDSNQRPNIICVAIDRLHIGHIGAYGNAWVRTPALDQLAAESLVLDRAVIDSPHLEVIYRSLWLGLHALCPNNHESQRQHLATILSQAGWHTALLSDDRTVASHPLAIPFAERIFVESSSVRPSSNGNNEIAENAVETDAAAIFAATGNWLEVAQRPFFLWIHTGTLGQIWDAPVEFRRQFVGEDDPPAGSWTNVPNRILSQNFDPDELLAIVQAYAGQVSLIDQFIYSLLQAIKSTENVENTLIVCFSPRGFPLGEHSRVGACDDALYAELVHVPWIIRLPKRIAKPGRLQHLVQPADMPYTILDCCNLDADRLLSGVTPSPDNSATSAGFGRSILDLLKHERLIGSELACAVSLPDQKFLATIAWSLRLSDNSIQQKHLGENATSHQSVPRAELFAKPDDWFEVNEISNLCPNIAEAMQTALNQFTAACQTGLPATLAKLGDELTNRCD